The region CCCCGCCGTCAATGTCCCGAGCGTCTTCATCATCGTTGTCGTCTTCATCGAGCAACCTCCGCGGGCCGGGGCTGCGAGCCCCGTGCCAATATCGCCTTCTTCCCCGAAGGCAAAAACCCATCAAACCAGGGGGGTTGTCGCCCTTCCTCCACGGGCCGGCCGACCCCTCACCGTCCCCGCCCACCGGGGAGTGTCATATTCTTAGATCATATGCTCCGGCGAACGATCGGGAGGCGCGTCGCGGCTGCCGCGCTCCTGACCATCCTCTGCGCCTGCGCCCGCCGCCCGACGCGGGAGCTCGAAGACGCGAGGCGGGCCCTCGTCGCGGCCGAGGCCGCCCAGGCTCCCGTGTACGCGCCCTCTTCCTTCGCGGAAGCACAGCGCACTCTGCACGAGGCGGAGCGGCTCGCGGGAAGAAGGAAGTACGACGACGCGCGCATCGTCGCCCGCGAATCGGCGGCGCGGTCGAGGGCCGCGGTCGCCATGACGGCCGAGAACCGCGCGAAGATGCTCGAGGCGCTGAAAGTCAACCTCGAGGCGACCCAACGCCAGCTCACCGACGCGGAACAGGAAATCTCCATGGCGGAATCGTCCCGCGTCGATCCCAAGCAGATCGACATGTTCCGGCGCGACCTCGCCGGAGCGCGGGCGAAGCTCGCCGAGGCGAGCCGGCGGCATCAGAACGGCGACCTCCCCGGCGGGCGGAAGTGGTCGGAGGACGCCCGGATCGCCGCGGACATGACCTTGCGGGAAATCCGTTTCGCGATCGCGCAGAACCCGATCGTGCACCCCGCCCCGAAGAAGCGCCGCCGCCCGTGAACGGGCCGCTCCTCTACCGCCGCGGCCCGGCCGACGCGCTGGACGTGTCGGGACGCGACCGGATCGCTTTTCTCCAGGGCCTGACGACGAACGATCTCCGGACGCTTTCCGCCGGCGCGATCTGGGGCGCCGCGCTGAGCCCGGTGGGAAAGGTGCTCTTCGTGTTCCGCGCGGCGATCCGCGGCGATCGGATCCGCCTGCTCCTCTCCCCCGGCGCGGCCGGGCGCGCGGCGGCGCACCTTCGAAAATACGCGGTGTTCCAGGACGTGCGGATCGAAGAGGCGCCTCCCCTCCTCCGCTTCGATCTCTACGGCGCGGAACCGCCGGCGCCGCCCTCGGCCGCCGAAGCGTGGCCGCCGTTCTTCGAGCTCCGCGGAACCTGGCTGGTCGCGGCCGGCGAAGCGGGAGCGATCGAAGCGGTGCTCGCCGCTTCGGGAGCCTCCGTCATCGGCGACGAAGAAGCGGAGGCGCGGCGCATCGAAGCGGGCCGACCCGAGGAAGGAAAGGAGATCGACGAGACCCGCACGCCGGACGAAGCGGGGCTTTCCGGGGCGGTGTCGACGACCAAAGGGTGCTACGTCGGCCAGGAGATCGTCGCGCGCATGCGGACCTACGGCCGCGCGCCGCGCCGTCTCGTCCGTTTCGTCTTCGACGGCGCGGGCCCCGTTCCCGCCGGAACCCGGCTGGTCCGGGCGGCGGAGCCGGACCCGGAGGCGGGGCGGGTCACGTCGTCGGCGATATCGGCGGGCGGCCTCGTCGCGCTCGGATACGTCGGGCGGGGCATCGCCGACGGAGAGACGCTCTCGATCGCCGGCGACCCCGGCCGCGCGGCGCGCGTCGAGCCGATATCGCCGTGACGTCCTGGGCCCGGGCGCGGGCGGGCGCGCCGGCGGAGGCGCCGGAGCTCGCCGTCTTCGGCGCGCTCCTGCTCGCGCAGTTCTTCCTCGGCGTCTTCCCAGTGATCGGAAAGCTGGCGCTCGGGACCATTCCCCCGCTTCCCTTCGCGTTCTTCCGGGTCGCCGGCGCGTCGCTCCTCCTCGGACTGCTGGCCCTCGCGCGCCCCGCGGAACCGATCGCGCGGGAGGACCGGCCGCGGTTCTGGCTCCTCTCGTTTCTCGGCGTCTCGGTGAACCAGATCTTCTTCATCACGGGCCTCGCCCTCTCGACGGCGATCAACGCCGCGATCCTGATGACGACGATCCCCGTCCTGACGCTCGGCTTCGCGATCCTGGCCCGCCGCGAGTCGGCGGCGCCGCGGAAGATCGCCGGATGCGCCGTCGCGCTCGGGGGGGCGCTCTTCCTCGTCGGCGCGGGCCGATTCGACTGGCGGAGCGATCTCTTCCTCGGAGACGTCCTCCTGATGACCAACGCGACGTGCTATTCGCTCTATCTCGTGCTCGCCCGCGATCTCCTGGCGAAGTATTCGGCGGCGACTTTCATCCGCGTCACCTTCCAGATGGGCACGGCGCCGGTCCTCGTTTTCGCGGCCGTGCCGATCGCCCGGATGCATTTTTCGCGCGTGACTCCCCTCGCCTGGATCTGCCTCGCCGCCGTGATCGTCTTCGCGTCGGTCGCGGCCTACGTGCTCAACGCGTGGGCGCTCGCGCGCACCCATGCCTCGCGGGTCGCCGTTTTCGTGACCCTGCAGCCGGTCGTCGCGACGGCGCTGGCCGTCGTGTGGCTGGGAGAGCTCCCGACGGCGAAAGCCGGCGTCGCCGCGGCGCTGATCTTCGCGGGGCTGCTGCTCTCGCGAGCGCCGCTTCCGAAGGTCGAACAGGAATAGCGGAGAAGGCCGGAAGCGGCTCCCCGATTCGGCGCAAAACGGTCCCTGCCGGGCCCGCCCGCTCGACGATAATCGTCCGCATGCCTCTCCTCCCCAGCGCGTGCCCGCTCGACTGCCCCGACTCGTGCAGCCTCGACGTCGAGGTGGACGAAGGCCGGGTGGTTTCGGTCGGAGGGAGCCGCGTCAACCCGGTCACCGACGGCTACATCTGCGCGAAGGTCCGGCGTTTTCCGGAGCGCCTGTACGGTCCCGATCGCCTGCTCCGTCCGCTGATGCGCACGGGGGCGAAGGGAAGCGGCTCGTTTCGCGAGGTTTCCTGGGACGAGGCGCTCGACGCGGCCGCGGCTCGGCTCCTCGCCGCCCGGGACCGGTTCGGCGGCGAGTCGATCCTCCCGTACTCCTACGGCGGGTCGAACGGCTACCTCTCCCAGGACACGACCGACGAACGGCTCTTCCGGAGGCT is a window of Thermoanaerobaculia bacterium DNA encoding:
- a CDS encoding DUF4398 domain-containing protein, which gives rise to MLRRTIGRRVAAAALLTILCACARRPTRELEDARRALVAAEAAQAPVYAPSSFAEAQRTLHEAERLAGRRKYDDARIVARESAARSRAAVAMTAENRAKMLEALKVNLEATQRQLTDAEQEISMAESSRVDPKQIDMFRRDLAGARAKLAEASRRHQNGDLPGGRKWSEDARIAADMTLREIRFAIAQNPIVHPAPKKRRRP
- a CDS encoding DMT family transporter, whose product is MTSWARARAGAPAEAPELAVFGALLLAQFFLGVFPVIGKLALGTIPPLPFAFFRVAGASLLLGLLALARPAEPIAREDRPRFWLLSFLGVSVNQIFFITGLALSTAINAAILMTTIPVLTLGFAILARRESAAPRKIAGCAVALGGALFLVGAGRFDWRSDLFLGDVLLMTNATCYSLYLVLARDLLAKYSAATFIRVTFQMGTAPVLVFAAVPIARMHFSRVTPLAWICLAAVIVFASVAAYVLNAWALARTHASRVAVFVTLQPVVATALAVVWLGELPTAKAGVAAALIFAGLLLSRAPLPKVEQE